In the Paenibacillus pabuli genome, one interval contains:
- a CDS encoding glycerol dehydrogenase, translating to MRKAFISPTKYVQGEDELLNLGYFVKSFGDSALLIAHPDDVQRVKTKLDATAEKFNITFVESGFRGECSREEVARLQEIAKEKGCTCTIGLGGGKAIDAAKCVAEGEALIICPTIAATDAPTSHSAVLYTPDGSFDDYAYFKQSPSVVLVDTTVIANAPTRFLVSGMGDALSTYFEARATAKSYSRVNASLPMGSREGYTPSAVGTNAALALAKLCYEMLLTDGAKAKVASDSNVVTQALENIVETNILLSGLGFESGGLAAAHAIHNGLTVLEGTHHFFHGEKVSFGTIAQLVLENAPTEELHEVMDFCLAVGLPVSLADIGVDTISQEELLKVAEIACIPEESIHAMPFPITVPEVAAAIAAADRMGREYKARREAK from the coding sequence ATGAGAAAAGCATTTATCAGTCCAACGAAATACGTGCAAGGCGAAGATGAATTGTTGAACCTTGGTTACTTTGTGAAATCCTTCGGAGATTCCGCCTTGTTGATTGCACATCCGGATGATGTACAACGCGTGAAGACGAAGCTGGATGCAACAGCAGAGAAGTTCAATATTACCTTTGTTGAAAGCGGTTTTAGAGGGGAATGTTCCCGTGAGGAGGTGGCGCGTCTACAAGAGATCGCGAAGGAAAAAGGATGCACCTGCACCATCGGTCTCGGAGGCGGCAAAGCCATTGATGCAGCCAAATGCGTAGCGGAAGGCGAAGCACTGATCATCTGCCCAACGATTGCTGCAACAGATGCACCAACAAGTCACTCTGCGGTATTGTACACACCGGATGGTTCTTTTGACGACTACGCTTATTTCAAACAAAGCCCAAGTGTCGTTCTTGTGGATACAACCGTAATTGCCAACGCTCCAACACGTTTTCTCGTATCCGGTATGGGAGATGCGCTCTCTACCTACTTCGAAGCAAGAGCAACAGCAAAATCGTATTCCCGTGTAAACGCAAGTCTGCCTATGGGTTCCCGCGAAGGATATACTCCATCGGCTGTAGGTACGAATGCAGCACTAGCACTGGCAAAATTATGTTATGAAATGCTGCTGACGGACGGGGCGAAAGCAAAAGTAGCCAGCGACAGCAACGTCGTAACTCAAGCGCTGGAAAATATCGTTGAGACGAACATTCTGTTGTCCGGTCTTGGATTTGAAAGTGGCGGTCTGGCTGCAGCACATGCCATTCACAACGGATTGACGGTTCTGGAGGGTACACATCACTTCTTCCACGGTGAAAAAGTATCATTCGGTACGATTGCCCAGCTCGTCCTTGAAAATGCACCAACCGAAGAGCTGCATGAAGTCATGGACTTCTGTCTCGCCGTGGGACTGCCTGTAAGCTTGGCGGATATCGGTGTAGATACGATTAGTCAAGAAGAGTTGTTGAAAGTTGCAGAGATCGCTTGTATTCCGGAAGAATCCATTCACGCCATGCCATTTCCGATCACTGTTCCTGAAGTGGCTGCTGCCATTGCAGCGGCTGACCGTATGGGACGGGAATACAAAGCTCGCCGGGAGGCAAAGTAA
- a CDS encoding PocR ligand-binding domain-containing protein produces the protein MIKEYLHINKILDLNKWKRLQDSLANVTKLAILTVDYKGIPVTSHSSCQAFCQNVRKDPELLPYCQKCDSRGGLEAVRLNEPYVYLCHFNIIDIAIPITIDGKYIGAVLAGQVKLADPDKGTDLEQIVSSKNVPMHEAKLQELQDDYDQLPVMTYEEIVKISNMLSLLCNYIVEEALNKNLLVEMFEKASGSPESVNLSTILPGYSIRNIESIKKEMTNAIADAYLKNSPSDNACTSPALQPAFEYIHSHKSEQVTLKHMADLCHLSPSYFSRLFAKETGENFTTYLAKLKIKWAKQLLEVTDMPISQISDELGFNESGYFIKIFKKFEEITPALYRKYIQEQSVK, from the coding sequence ATGATTAAAGAATATTTGCATATTAATAAAATTCTCGATCTGAATAAATGGAAGCGTCTACAGGATTCACTGGCTAATGTAACCAAACTGGCCATCCTGACCGTCGACTACAAAGGCATTCCGGTGACCAGCCACAGCAGCTGCCAAGCGTTCTGCCAAAATGTACGCAAAGACCCCGAACTGCTTCCCTACTGCCAAAAATGTGATTCTCGCGGCGGCCTGGAAGCGGTTCGGTTGAATGAACCCTATGTTTACTTGTGTCATTTTAATATTATTGATATCGCCATTCCCATCACGATTGATGGGAAATACATTGGGGCCGTACTGGCAGGGCAAGTTAAACTTGCAGATCCCGATAAAGGCACTGATCTGGAACAGATCGTCTCTTCCAAAAACGTGCCTATGCATGAAGCGAAGCTGCAGGAACTCCAGGACGATTATGACCAACTGCCCGTAATGACGTATGAAGAGATCGTCAAAATTTCCAATATGCTGTCCCTGCTCTGCAACTATATCGTAGAGGAAGCTCTCAATAAAAATTTGCTGGTGGAGATGTTCGAGAAGGCTTCCGGGTCTCCGGAATCCGTTAATCTGTCCACGATTCTTCCTGGCTATTCCATTCGTAATATTGAATCCATCAAAAAGGAAATGACCAATGCGATTGCGGATGCGTATCTCAAAAACAGCCCAAGCGATAATGCATGCACCAGCCCGGCGTTACAGCCTGCTTTTGAATATATTCACAGTCACAAGAGTGAACAGGTTACTTTGAAACACATGGCAGATCTATGCCACCTTAGCCCAAGCTATTTCAGCAGACTGTTTGCCAAGGAAACGGGTGAGAATTTCACAACCTATCTGGCCAAGCTCAAAATCAAGTGGGCCAAGCAGTTGCTGGAGGTGACCGACATGCCGATCTCACAGATTAGTGATGAGCTGGGCTTTAACGAATCGGGGTATTTTATTAAAATTTTCAAAAAATTCGAAGAAATTACGCCTGCCCTCTATCGTAAATACATTCAAGAGCAGTCTGTCAAATAA
- a CDS encoding SMI1/KNR4 family protein, whose translation MESKALEPIRTLLDQAYQTVMGRSCTPETEQAIADFEKKYNVHLPEAYRDLLLYYGACNFGDPALYSTKELDWAYPAFVEAYREYKKEYDLSEELNPFPIGGFGEGSIAVLEQNTGKVLMLIHDYAGDYPFQEVAPHFNGLMEMLAESAIWVQEQMK comes from the coding sequence GTGGAATCTAAGGCTCTTGAACCGATTCGAACTCTTTTGGATCAGGCGTATCAGACCGTAATGGGCAGAAGCTGTACTCCGGAAACGGAGCAGGCAATAGCTGATTTTGAGAAAAAGTACAACGTTCATCTTCCCGAAGCATACAGGGATCTTTTGCTATATTATGGCGCCTGTAACTTCGGTGATCCTGCTCTTTATTCCACTAAAGAATTGGACTGGGCATACCCTGCATTTGTAGAGGCGTACCGTGAATATAAGAAAGAATATGACCTGTCTGAAGAGCTGAACCCGTTCCCGATTGGCGGCTTTGGAGAAGGGAGCATTGCTGTTCTTGAACAGAACACGGGTAAGGTACTAATGCTCATCCACGATTATGCAGGAGATTATCCATTTCAAGAGGTGGCTCCTCACTTTAACGGACTAATGGAGATGCTGGCTGAGTCTGCGATCTGGGTTCAGGAACAGATGAAATAG
- a CDS encoding LysR family transcriptional regulator yields MDAGDLKIFRTVAREGSISKAALALNYVQSNVTTRIQQLESQLQVPLFHRTNRGMVLTPAGDHLLGYADKILDLLHEAELSTQIGSKPAGKLRLGSIETAASSFLAPFLAKYHSCYPEVQASLVTGGTHELNQRVMQYELQGALVYGPIDHPELNYIKVYDEELVLIAEPGLYQMTEVLGKPMLFFEIGCTHRTQAEAYLNSCGVHKLNVMEFGTLNTILSGVSAGMGISLLPRSSVIQAEIRGEVSVISLPEPYCRLEVGLVHPRSEHLSAALRGLLEMMTTRPETKKGNEI; encoded by the coding sequence GTGGATGCAGGAGATCTAAAAATATTTCGGACAGTTGCTCGAGAGGGAAGTATTAGTAAAGCAGCATTGGCACTGAATTATGTGCAGTCCAATGTTACAACGCGGATCCAACAGCTGGAAAGTCAACTTCAAGTTCCACTTTTTCATCGCACGAACCGGGGAATGGTACTCACGCCTGCTGGAGATCATTTGCTCGGGTATGCAGATAAAATACTGGATTTGTTGCATGAAGCAGAATTGTCGACTCAAATAGGAAGTAAACCTGCAGGAAAGCTTCGTTTAGGTTCCATTGAGACAGCGGCCTCCAGCTTCCTTGCTCCATTCCTGGCTAAATACCATTCCTGTTATCCAGAGGTACAGGCTTCACTTGTCACAGGAGGGACCCATGAGCTGAATCAGAGGGTCATGCAGTATGAATTGCAAGGAGCCTTAGTCTATGGGCCAATTGATCATCCTGAACTGAACTATATCAAGGTGTATGATGAGGAACTGGTTCTAATCGCGGAACCCGGCTTGTATCAGATGACCGAAGTATTAGGTAAACCGATGTTGTTCTTTGAGATCGGGTGTACGCACAGAACCCAAGCTGAAGCTTATCTAAATAGCTGTGGTGTTCATAAGCTCAATGTAATGGAGTTTGGAACACTGAACACGATACTAAGTGGTGTATCTGCCGGAATGGGGATATCCTTACTCCCACGTTCTTCCGTTATCCAAGCTGAAATAAGAGGAGAAGTTTCAGTGATATCTTTGCCAGAGCCATACTGTAGATTGGAAGTGGGGCTTGTACATCCCCGAAGTGAACATCTATCGGCCGCATTACGTGGCTTGCTGGAGATGATGACAACCAGGCCAGAAACAAAGAAGGGAAATGAGATTTAA
- a CDS encoding zinc-binding dehydrogenase: MKAIIHSGRSGLEGIQFTGSTSQAPGYGEVKIQLKSAGLNHRDLFIMAGRTTHDAPLIPGSDGAGIIVETGEGVTHPSVGDEVIIHPTLGWKCAADVPIVPEIVGGPTDGTLAQYITIPAENALPKPSHLTWEEAGVLPLSALTAYRALFTRGGLQQGEHVLIPGIGGGVATCALLMAVSAGAKVTVTSRSEFKRQEAIQLGAVQAFGSHEDWSQHNELDPVDLILDSIGQALFPQYFNMIRPGGRIVMYGASSGDDLTIPIRSIFFPQVSLIGTSMGSHEEFVQMLQWVEDHNIHPVIDSVHPIQDTAKAFERMEKGEQFGNLAIRIE, from the coding sequence ATGAAAGCTATTATACATTCAGGCCGCAGTGGCCTCGAAGGTATTCAATTTACAGGATCTACAAGTCAAGCACCTGGGTATGGCGAAGTCAAAATCCAGTTAAAATCAGCGGGTCTCAACCACCGCGATCTCTTCATCATGGCAGGTCGCACAACCCATGACGCTCCGCTCATTCCAGGCTCCGATGGGGCTGGTATAATAGTAGAAACTGGCGAAGGAGTAACTCACCCTTCTGTAGGTGATGAAGTCATTATTCATCCAACTCTGGGTTGGAAGTGTGCAGCAGATGTGCCTATTGTGCCCGAGATTGTAGGGGGACCAACGGATGGAACACTTGCACAGTACATTACTATCCCTGCCGAAAATGCATTACCTAAACCCTCTCATCTAACATGGGAAGAAGCAGGGGTGTTACCCTTATCGGCATTGACGGCCTATCGTGCGTTATTCACCCGTGGCGGTCTGCAGCAAGGAGAACATGTTCTAATTCCCGGCATTGGCGGTGGTGTAGCGACCTGTGCCCTTCTCATGGCGGTATCAGCCGGAGCCAAGGTAACGGTAACCTCAAGGAGCGAATTTAAGCGACAAGAAGCTATTCAATTGGGAGCTGTACAAGCATTCGGAAGTCATGAGGATTGGAGTCAGCATAACGAACTTGACCCTGTGGATCTGATTTTAGATAGCATCGGACAGGCACTATTTCCCCAATATTTTAATATGATCCGGCCCGGTGGCCGGATCGTGATGTATGGCGCAAGCTCTGGAGATGATCTGACTATTCCGATTCGATCCATCTTCTTCCCTCAAGTTAGCCTAATCGGCACTTCCATGGGAAGCCATGAAGAGTTTGTCCAGATGCTGCAATGGGTAGAAGATCATAATATCCATCCTGTAATCGATAGTGTGCATCCGATACAGGATACAGCGAAGGCATTTGAACGTATGGAAAAGGGAGAGCAGTTTGGCAATCTTGCTATACGGATCGAGTGA